From one Brachypodium distachyon strain Bd21 chromosome 4, Brachypodium_distachyon_v3.0, whole genome shotgun sequence genomic stretch:
- the LOC100821735 gene encoding protein RTF1 homolog produces the protein MPDPNLDDLLLQAAGRTVGKGSQSRPSNQRWQQRGRRAGGPYSGGSGSDDGDSDSDAAPSYPRKRQPSGSQVPLKKRHQTEKGGGGGGYDDDGDLDDEARRCGGEDSDSAPSVGSDLYKDEDDKEQLENMTELQREMILAERSTRIDEYKLKKKLARTATTSKTEARKDSPPPPLSRSRSSTRTDRSATKSALDELRAKRMRQQDPEGYRNRFKDLVTKTGSPTRRRAGSPPSDGSNDGDNRGRMNDHGGIADDAREDEFDESPSRLVPLKFDDVKSITLRRTKLVKWFMEPFFEDLVSGCFVRIGIGKTKSGPKYRLCIVRNVDASDPDRQYKLDSYTTCKYLNVVWDNEANAARWQMTQVSDSPVLEEEFKEWLQEAEKNGVRIPTRQEVLEKKEAIQKAYTFVYSAATVKQMLREKKSAVRRPMNVAAEKDRLRDQLEMALVRRDEVEAERIRARLNQLQKIAQPMSNNEKAAKLEEMNRKNRAENFKTASEMKAVNTSLKAGEAGYDPFSRRWTRSRNYYAAKPEGEAEGDNAEAANGNGDSAIASTKDVKGAVQVGSTVTASALVAAAEAGKLVDTNAPLDLGTETNSLHNFELPISLSVLEEYGGPKGLFEGYMARKQKIEATMGYKIPDNDGRRHALTLSVSDYKRRRGLL, from the coding sequence ATGCCGGATCCTAACCTGGACGATCTGCTCCTGCAGGCCGCGGGGCGGACCGTGGGCAAGGGAAGCCAGTCCCGGCCGTCGAACCAGCGCTGGCAGCAGCGCGGGCGCCGCGCGGGGGGCCCCTACTCCGGCGGGAGCGGCTCCGACGACGGCGACTCCGACTCGGACGCCGCGCCGAGCTACCCGAGGAAGAGGCAACCGTCGGGGTCGCAGGTGCCGCTCAAAAAGCGCCACCAGAcggagaagggcggcggcggcggagggtacgacgacgacggcgacctcGATGACGAGGCGAGGCGGTGCGGGGGTGAGGACTCCGACAGCGCGCCGTCCGTCGGGAGCGACCTGTACAAGGACGAGGACGACAAGGAGCAGCTGGAGAACATGACTGAGCTGCAGAGGGAGATGATCCTGGCCGAGCGGAGCACCAGGATCGACGAATACAAGCTCAAGAAGAAGCTGGCGCGGACTGCCACCACCTCCAAGACGGAGGCACGCAAGGACAGCCCTCCCCCGCCGCTCAGCAGGTCGCGGTCCTCCACCAGGACCGACAGGTCCGCCACCAAGAGCGCCCTTGACGAGCTTCGGGCCAAGCGGATGAGGCAGCAGGATCCGGAGGGGTACCGCAACAGGTTCAAGGATTTGGTTACCAAGACCGGCTCACCAACCAGGCGTAGAGCTGGAAGCCCCCCGAGTGATGGTAGCAATGATGGAGACAATAGAGGGAGGATGAATGACCATGGGGGTATTGCTGATGATGCCCGGGAGGATGAGTTTGATGAATCGCCGAGTAGGCTCGTCCCTCTCAAGTTCGATGACGTCAAGAGTATAACCCTTAGGAGGACAAAGCTGGTGAAATGGTTCATGGAGCCCTTCTTTGAGGACCTCGTATCTGGGTGCTTTGTGCGGATTGGGATTGGGAAGACAAAATCAGGCCCCAAGTACAGGCTGTGCATCGTTAGGAATGTGGACGCCAGCGACCCAGATAGGCAATACAAGCTGGATAGCTACACAACATGCAAGTATCTCAATGTTGTATGGGATAATGAAGCTAATGCTGCTCGGTGGCAGATGACTCAGGTGTCTGACTCCCCTGTTCTTGAAGAAGAGTTCAAGGAGTGGCTGCAAGAGGCTGAAAAGAATGGTGTGCGCATACCAACCCGGCAGGAAGTGCTTGAGAAAAAAGAGGCCATTCAAAAGGCATATACATTTGTGTATTCAGCGGCTACTGTAAAGCAGATGCTGCGTGAGAAGAAATCAGCTGTGAGACGTCCAATGAATGTTGCTGCTGAGAAGGATAGGCTGAGGGATCAGTTGGAGATGGCCCTGGTTCGGAGGGATGAAGTAGAAGCAGAAAGGATCCGTGCAAGGCTGAATCAGCTGCAGAAGATTGCTCAACCAATGTCAAACAATGAGAAGGCAGCAAAGTTGGAGGAGATGAACAGGAAGAATCGTGCTGAGAACTTCAAGACTGCATCAGAAATGAAGGCTGTCAATACAAGTCTGAAGGCTGGAGAGGCTGGTTATGATCCTTTTTCAAGGAGGTGGACAAGATCGAGAAACTATTATGCGGCAAAGCCCGAAGGAGAAGCAGAAGGAGATAATGCTGAAGCTGCCAATGGAAATGGTGATAGTGCAATTGCTAGCACCAAAGATGTGAAGGGCGCTGTGCAAGTTGGATCGACAGTCACAGCTTCAGCTCTAGTTGCAGCAGCTGAAGCTGGGAAACTAGTTGATACCAATGCACCTTTGGATCTCGGGACAGAAACAAATTCACTCCATAATTTTGAGCTTCCCATATCATTATCTGTTCTGGAAGAGTATGGCGGGCCCAAAGGTCTGTTCGAAGGCTACATGGCAAGGAAGCAGAAGATAGAAGCAACGATGGGGTACAAGATCCCTGACAACGACGGAAGGAGGCATGCTTTAACTCTATCGGTGAGCGACTACAAAAGGCGACGGGGTCTCCTCTAA